The genomic segment GGACCTTCCGGTTCTCCTGACCGCCGCAGCGAGGGCGGTGTCTCCGACTTGCTCGCGCTCTGTGTCCTTCCCGttccccgtctcttctccaaggttctcttgcctctgtttcgtcttctcgcatCTACCGCTCGACGTTTGCCCTCCCcccttccttcgcttctcgcccaGATCTTCCTCTGTGTGTAGTCGCCGGactcctctgcatgcgtgtatcTCCGTGAACGCGTCGTCTCACTTCCCTGCCGTatcttctcggtctcctccGCTGCTGCGCGAGCCACCGTcatctccgtttctcttctctctcttcttcctcttctttctcttcttcccaactcctctttcctgcttTAAAAGGCGACACAAGCTCCACAGGCCCcctacacacacacacagttgcatgcatgtatgtttACATGCATACCTATGATTCTGTCTATTCAAGTGcgaatgtatatatatgtatatatatatatatatatatgtgtatatgtatgtatgtacatgtatatgtatgtcgTGAAAATCTGTATATCTAGATATGTGCATTCTTGCttcagagggagagaactgTTCTCGCACCAAAAGTTCAGGAAgatccgttcttctctctcggtcttccATCTTCTCGCGCTGTCGTCTTTCCAGCCCATTTAGTATCCACGCGCagcttttcgtctccttgtttctccactgcgtgtcttctcgcttcgcgCGCCAGCCATTTTCTCTggttccttgtctcctcctcgtctgtgtGCTCGCACTCTCTCGACGCGACCGTCCTCTGGCGAGCAGGGGATTGCCGCCTCGCCGCTTGCGCCTtcggcagagaaggaatTTGCTCTCGAAGACAGACGCGCCGACGCAGAAGGGTGACGAGtgcagaggggaggagaggaaacggactCTCCAACTTGGAGGCACAGTCCACTTTTTAGATCCATTGTTTCCTGATGAATTGAAACACTGAGGTCTTTTGGAACGAGAcggggaaacgaggaaaatATCGCAAAGAGAACACGATGGAACTCGAACGGAACTGCATGCTGTACATCTACAGCAGTCGGGGGGACGCGCCTTCGACCgcggagctgcagaagaaaatcGAAAGTCCCaacgaggcgacgaaggcagagggcATGCAAGACCTCATCATCGGTGAGCGAGAATTCGGAAAACGTCGGGGAAAGTTTGGGGGAGGCGCAGTTGAACGAAAGACATGGCGTCAAAGGCGAAGAcaagagcgaaaagagaagaagagaggaggtggagaagaaggagaaaaagaagaagacggacgTCAGTCTGAGGtagagcggagagaagagaggaagaagaaggatcacaaagtggaagaagaaagacgaggaagaaactaGGGTGATTGTCGTCCTCTTGGGCCTCGTTATTTTCTTCCTTTGTGCACAGGCATGACGCAGGGAGAGGCGTACACTCGGCTGCTCATGACGGTCATTCGTTACGCAATGCCGAGCAAGGATAAACGAGTGAAAAAACTCACACAGCTTTACCTTGAAATCGTGGGCAAATGCAGGCCTGACGGATCCCTCAAAGAGGAAATGATTCTCGTTTGGTGAGAAGCAGATGCGCGCGTCCACCACCAAAGTCGCGTTTTTCAAAGGGTCGATTCCTCAAGGATCTGCAGAAACCGAGGCTCCACGTCCCCAACTGAGATACCTACActcgcagaagcagagacgtaCAAAgatatgcatgcgcatgtctGTAGGTGTGTCGCGCAGAGTTTCCGCGCTTAAGGGTACTTGGAGCTGTCATGAACTTTTATTCGCAAACGTGAGGAAACCTGGTCCTTCGTGTCTGTCTGCAAATCTGTGCGGGCGTCTTTACACGGACACAGAAATCTAGATGTCGATATCTTTGGATCCCCCGTCGTCTTTGGAAGAGAGCTTTTCGGCCAGCGATGTGTGGAGAGATGGAAGCGAAGAACATatcttttccttttcagcaacgCGCTGCGGAACGACTTGATGTCTCCGAACGAGTACGT from the Toxoplasma gondii ME49 chromosome IX, whole genome shotgun sequence genome contains:
- a CDS encoding hypothetical protein (encoded by transcript TGME49_267000), producing the protein MDLKSGLCLQVGESVSSPPLCTRHPSASARLSSRANSFSAEGASGEAAIPCSPEDGRVERVRAHRRGGDKEPEKMAGARSEKTRRGLWSLCRLLKQERGVGKKRKKRKKREKRNGDDGGSRSSGGDREDTAGKGVRRLHTEEDLGEKRRKGGGQTSSGRCEKTKQRQENLGEETGNGKDTEREQVGDTALAAAVRRTGRS